The Mycolicibacterium brumae DNA window ACGAATCCGAATGCGACGGATACTCACGTCGAGACGAGGGGACCTTCGCCGTCGCAGACGACGAGTCGCTGGCAGACGTCATCGCCGAGTTCGAGCGCGCAAGCCAGCGATCACGCGAGATCGCCTCGCGCTTCTCGCTCGACGACACCAAGGACAACCCTCGGGAAGGAGCCGTCAGCATGCGATGGGCGCTGCTGATGCTCATCCAGGAGTTCGCCAGACATGCGGGCCACGGCGACATCCTGCGCGAACAGATCGCCGGTGTAGGCGCGGCCTATCGGTCGTAGCCGACCAGCGCGAGGGATTCGGGCAGGTCAACGCCATGCCTCAGCGCGGCCCAGCGGCCTCCTTCTGCTCAATGTCTGCCAGCGCCGCGGCCAGTTGCGCGCGCTGCTCGGCGGTGGCGTCCCAGGCGACCTTGCGGTTCTTGACCACCGTGGCCAGCGAGCCCACGGCGATCGAGTAGTCCGGGATGTCGCCGTGCTGCCGTCGCACTACGAACCGTTCGGGATCGTCGCGCTGGAGGCGGCTGCGGCCGGCATCCCACTGGTGAGCTCATCAGCCGGCGGCCTCGGCGGGGCCGTCATCGACGGGGAGACCAGGTTGTCCTTCCCACCCCGGGATGTGGCCGCGCTCGCCGCGCAACAGCGTTCGATGGCGGCCCGCGCCCGGCTCACCTCCGACTTTTCCTGGCAAACCGTCGTCGAACGGACCGGACAGGTGTACCTGGCCGCCAAGCGCGGCGAGCTGTCGCCGCAGCCGCACCGGATCATCGTCGAGCGCCCCCTTCCTGACTACGGCTGACACCGAATTCCCGGTCCCACTCCGTCGAGCGGATTTGGCCCGGTTCGGCACCTCTCGGCCGAGTGGGCATGGTCAAATAGCCCATGCCCAGCAAATTCTCTCGTCGCACCTGGTTCGGCCTGGCCGGAGCCACCGCGGCCGCAGCCGCGCTGACCGCCTGCGACAGCAAAACCCCAACCGGCGACACGGCCGCCACCCCGTCGCTCACTCCGCGCGGGCCGATCACCGATCCCGACACCGCGCTGGAGGCCCTCAAGCAGGGCAATCAGCGCTTCGTCACCGCCGAGCAGATGCACCCCGGTGAGCACCCTGACGCCCGGGTAGATGTGGCCGGCGGGCAGAAGCCATTCGCGGTGCTGGTGAGCTGCTCGGATTCCCGGGTCCCGCCGGAACTGCTGGTCGACCAGGGTTTCGGCGATCTGTTCGTGGTGCGGGTGGCCGGCAACGTGATCGGCCCGTCGGAGCTGGGCAGTGTCGAATACGCGGTCGACCACCTGCACACCCCGCTGATCGTGACCGTCGGGCACACCCGTTGCGGGGCGGTCGAGGCCGCCGTGGACAGCGTGGAAAGCGGCGAGGCTCCGCACGGGGCGATCGCTGAGATCGTCAAGCTGATCACTCCGGCCGTCCACGAGGCGCAGAAGGACCCCGGCGAGGATCTCCTCGACACCGCGGTCCGCCTCAACGCCGTGCAGTCCCGCGACACCCTGCTGAAATCCACGGTGGTGGCCGACGCGGTCGCGGCCGGCAAGCTCCGAGTCATCGCGGCCTACTACAGTCTCGACAACGACGGCAAAGTCGAGCTGCTCTGAGCCGCGCCCGGCTGAGGGCTTCCCACTGAAGCGACGCGGTTACGTACCGTGGAGAACAGGTGACCGCGAAGGGAGACCCGCATGCCGGTGAAACACAGCGACGATCTCCGCTGGGTCGAAATGGAACTGGTCGTGCCCGGCACGCCGGATCAGCTGTGGCAGGCGGTCGCCACCGGACCCGGGAACGCCGCCTGGTTCACGCCGACCCAGATCGACGGGCGGGTCGGCGGAACGGTGGTGTTCGACCTGGGCGATTACGGCGAATCCATTGCGGAGATCACCGTCTGGGACCCGCCGCGGCGACTCGGCTACGTCGAACGCGATTGGGCCGGGAATGCGCCGCCGCTCACCACCGAGATCAGCGTGACCGGCAGGCCCGACGGCGCCCTGCTCCGAATGAGGCACACGCTGGAGTCGGGATCCGACGAATGGGATCCCCACCTGGAGGGATTCGAGGCCGGTTGGCCAGGCTGTTTCGAGGTGCTGCGCCTTTACCTCGCGAATTTCGCCGGGCTGCCGGCGGTGACCGTGGGCGCGACGGGCGCCGCCGCCACGGCCGCGCACGCCGGCGCCTGGAAGACCCTGACCAGCTTGCTCGGGCTGGCGGGCGCCGATGTCGGGGATGAACGGTCCCTCACCCCGGGACCGCAAACCCTGACCGGTGTGGTGGAACGCGTCAGCCAGGACAACAAGCAGCGCTATCTCCTATTGCGGCTCACCCAGCCGGGCGCCGGGGCAGCCCTGATCGGGACCTATGACGCCGGGGAGCGCGTCAACGCCAACGTGATCTGCTACTTCTACGGCGACGACGCCGCCGACCGCGCCGCCGGCGTCGAGGACAGCTGGCGGGACTGGCTCAGCGAGAACATCGGCCCGCCACCGGCCGTGCCGGCCTGCTGACGTTCGCCCGCGCCGCCGCGCTCCTGCGGGCGGCGCACATTGGCCCCGCTCCCTAGCGGGGCTCGGCGGCCTTCTTCCGCTCGATGTCGGCCAGCGCCGCGGCCAGTTGCGCGCGCTGCTCGGCCGTGGCGTCCCACGCCACCTTGCGGTTCTTGACCACCTTGGCCGGCGAGCCGACGGCGATCGAGTAGTCCGGGATGTCGCCCTTGACGACGGCGTGCGCGCCGAGCACGCAGCCGCGGCCGACGCGGGTGCCGCGCAGGATCGTCACCTTGGTCGCGATCCAGGTGTCCGGCCCGATCCGCACCGGGCTCTTGACGATGCCCTGGTCCTTGATCGGCATCTCGATGTTGTCCATCTTGTGGTCGAAGTCGCAGACGTAACACCAGTCGGCCATCAGCGCGGAGTCACCCAGTTCGATGTCCAGGTAGGTGTTGATGACGTTGTCGCGACCCAGCACCACCTTGTCCCCGATGCGCAGCGACCCTTCGTGGCAGCGGATGGTGTTCTTGTCCCCGATGTGCACCCAGCGGCCGATCTCCATCTGGGACAGCTCCGGGGTTGCCTGGATCTCCACACCCCGGCCCAGGAAAACCATGCCCCGGGTGATGATGTGCGGGTTGGCCAGCTTGAACTTCAGCAGCCGCCAGTAGCGGACCAGGTACCACGGCGTATATGCCTTGTTGGCCAGCACCCAGCGCAGTGAGTCACGGGTCAGGAACTTCGCCTGGCGCGGGTCGCGCAGCCGCTGACCCCGCCACCTCTTGTGGATCGGAGCGCCCCACATGGTCGTCATGGCCGCAAAGCCTATCGGCCCGACGGTGGCGGCGAGACAACGCGTTACCCTCGTGACACCCGAGAATCGGGTGATCGGATCGGTAAGGGGACGACACTGGTGCTTCGGCGCATCGGCGCAGTGACCTCGGCACTGGCGCTTCTGGGCGTCGCCGGTTGCGGCGACAACAGCCACTGGGTCGACGCGGCGCCGTCGCTGGGCTGGTCGGCGCAGTACGGTGACGCCGCCAACAGCAGCTATGTCGACCGCGAGGGCGCTACAGATCTAGAGCCGACCTGGACGCGGTCGGTCAAGGGGACCCTCGGCGCGGCCGGGGCGCTGGGCTCGTTCAACTATCTGGCGCTCAACGCCGAGAGTGAGAACGGCTGCACCCTGATGGTCTGGGAGATCGACAACAACGCCCGGCAGCGTTGGTGCACGCGGCTGTGGCCGGGCGGCAATTTCACCTCCCCGCTGATCGACGGCTTCGACAATCTCTACGTCGGTCAGCCCGGCGCGATCCTGAGTTTCCCGCCCACCCAATGGATCCGCTGGCGCCAGCCCGTCATCGGCCAGCCGCAGACGCCGCGGCTGGTCGCCGGCGGTGAGCTGCTGGTGGTCACCCATCTGGGGCAGGTGCTGGTGTTCAACGCCCACCGCGGCACCGTCGAGGGCACCCCGCTGGACCTGGTCAAGGGCCTGGATCCGACCGACTCGCTGCGCGGGCTGGCCGACTGCGCGTCCTCGGGGCCGGAGTGCCCGATCCCCGCGGCGCCGGCGTTCTCGGCGAAGTCGAACATGATCGTGCTGGGGCTGCGGGAACCCGGCTCGGACGCCTCGACGCTGGTCGGGCTGCGATACCGGCCCGGTGAGTCCCCGCTGGTGCGCCAGGAGTGGAGCAGCGACGCCGTCAAGGCGGGGGTGCTGGCCGCTCCGGCGCTGTCCGCCGACGGGCGCACCGTGTACGTCAATGGCCGGGACCGCAAACTGTGGGCGCTCGACAGTGGCGACGGCGAGGTCAAATGGTCGGCCGCGATGAAGTTCCAGCCGCAGACTCCCCCGACGGTGGCGCCGGACGGCACGATCATCGTCGGCGGCGGCCCGGGCGCCGAGCTGGTGGCGCTGCGCGACGAAGGCGAGCAGGCCAGCGAGGTGTGGCGTCGCGACGACGTCACCCCGCTGACGACCGCCAGCCGCGCCGGCGACGACGTCGCCTACGTGGTGAGCGCCGACGGTGACGACGGCATGGCGTTGCTGGCGTTCAACCCCGCCGACGGCAGCACCGTCAACTCCTACCCGCTGCCGGAGGCCACCGGGTTCCCGGTCGGGGTGTCACTGGCCGCCGACGGTTCGGTGATCGCCGCCACCAGCGACGGCCAGGTCTACGGGTTCACCCCCGCGGAGGACTGACAGGCGAGAGTCAGGCGAACATCGGCGCGACGGCTTCGCGCGGAATCGACACCACGATGGCGCCGAAGGACTCCGCGAGCACCGCGCCACGGTCGAAGAAGAACATCATCTCATCGTTGGTGAGCGCGAAGTTCTGGTAGGTGTCCGGGTTGGCCGCGACGGCGTCGCTGATCACGGTCCCGTCACCAAACTGCCGGGCGATCTCGGCCTGCACCAGTGGCTCGATCACCGGGATCGGGTCGGTTCCCTCGCGGAACAACGTCGGGATGGTCAGCGCCTTGCGGTAGCCCTGGTCCCAGTTGAACGCCTTGTAGAAGCTGCTCGGGTGCGCGCCGCCGGTGTCCTCGAAGGTCTCCAGCACCAGGGTCTGGGTGCCGCGCGGCGGCACCGACGAGTTGAACTCCAGCGACTTCATCTCCAGCGTGTACGGGGCCAGCCGGGCGCCGGAGCCCTTCGCCAGGTTCAGGAATCCGTCGCGGGTCTGCTTGACGTACTCCAGCACCGGCTTCTGGTTCGGGAAGATCGACGGGAAGCTGATGTCGACGGTGTAGCCCGGGTCGACGATCTTCTGCACGCAGTTGTTGGCCACCAGTTCGGTGTCGATGTCGGTGCACTTGGGCGGGGCGGCGACGGCGGCCGGAGCGGCGGCGCCGGAGGCGACGACGAGGACGGCCAGCGCCGCGGAAAGGCCCGCGGGAATCGAGATGCGCATTGGTCACACGATACCGCCGCGCCGCCCGAGCGCCGAAAACCGCAGCTCAAGCCGCCAAAGTCCGATACGCCGTGCGGACGCTGTTCGCTCCTGCGACGATTGACCGTCATCATCCGTTCAACAACCGGAGGCCGCGCCCGATGAGCGAATTCCTCGACACCCTCAACGGATACATCTGGAGCAACGCGCTGATCTTCCTGTGCCTGGCCGCCGGGGTGTACTTCTCCTTCCGGTCGCGCTTCGTGCAGGTGCGTCAGATCCCCGAGATGGTGCGCCTGATGGTCAAGGGTGAGAAATCACCGTCGGGCGTCTCGTCGTTCCAGGCGCTGACGATGTCGCTGGCCGGCCGCGTCGGCACCGGCAACATCGCGGGTGTGGCGACCGCCATCGCCTTTGGCGGGCCCGGCGCGATGTTCTGGATGTGGACGGTGGCGTTCCTGGGAGCCTCGACCTCGTTCGTGGAGTGCACGCTGGGCCAGATTTACAAGGTCCGAGACCGGTTGACCTACGAGTACCGCGGCGGCCCGGCGTACTACCTCAGCCAGGCTCTCGCGCACACCAAGGCCGCGCCGCTGTTCAAGATCTACGGCCTGATCTTCGCCGCGGTGACCGTGCTGGCCTGTGGGCTGCTGCTGCCCAGCGTGCAGTCGAACTCGATGGCGGTGGCGATGCACAACGCCTGGGGCTTCTCGACCTGGTGGGCCGGGGTCGGCACGGTGATCGTGTTGGCGTTCATCATCATCGGCGGTGTGAAGCGAATCGCCACCTTCGCCTCCATCGTGGTCCCGTTCATGGCGGTGTTCTACATCGTGTTCGCGCTGATCATCGTGTTCACCAACGCCTCCGAGCTGCCCGGGCTGATCCAGATGGTGTTCGCCAGCGCGTTCGGCGCCGACGCCGCCTTCGGCGCGATCATCGGCTCAGCGGTGATGTGGGGCGTCAAACGTGGCATCTACTCCAATGAGGCCGGTCAGGGCACCGGGCCGCACGCCGCCGCTGCCGCCGAGGTGTCGCACCCGGCCAAGCAGGGACTCGTGCAGGCCTTCGCGGTCTACGTCGACACCCTGTTCATCTGCTCGGCGACGGGCTTCCTCATCCTGTCCACCGGCGCCTACCGGGTGTTCGAAGGCGAGTCCGCCTCCGGGCGGGTCATCGCCGAGGGCGGCGCGCTGCCGTCGGCAGTGGTGGAGGTCGGGCCGGCCTACGCCCAGATCGGGTTCGACACGCTGTGGCACGGCGCCGGCTCGAGCTTCATCGCCATCTCGCTGGCTTTCTTCTGCCTGACCACGATCATCGCCTACTACTACATGGCCGAGACCAATCTGCGGTTCCTGATCGGCAAGGCCGCCACCAACACGGTGCCGCTGATCCGCGGCACTGTCGGCTCCAACCTGACCATGGTGTTGCAGGCGGCGATCCTGATCTCGGTGATGAGCGGCGCGGTGTCGACCGCCGCGGAGGCCTGGACGCTCGGCGACATCGGCGTCGGCCTGATGGCCTGGCTGAACATCATCGGCATCCTGATCCTGCAACAGCCGGCCTACAAGGCGTTGCGGGACTTCGAGAAACAAAAGAAGGCCGGACTGGACCCGATGTTCGACCCGATCGCGCTCGGCATCCGCAACGCGACGTTCTGGGAGAACTACGACCCGAAGACCGGCAAGGACAAGGTCCCCGCGCCCTCGCTCAGCTGATCGCCGCCCGGCAGACGAACGCTGTGCTGCGGGCCGACGGCCCGGCGCCGATCCGGGTGAGCACCACGGTCAGCGGGTCGCCGCCGCGGGGCCGCAGCCGTCGGCGCAGCGCGTCGGGGTCGACGTCGAGCCCACGGATCAGGATCTCCAGCGGGCCGCAGTCGGCGGCGGCCAGCGCGGACTTGAGCCGCCGTTCGCTATAGGGCAGTTCCTCGATCACCTCGAAGCCGCGCATCCCGGCCGGCACGGTGTCGCCGGACAGGTAGGCGATGTTCGGATCCAGCTGCCACAGGCCGTGCCGGGTCGCGTACTGGCGGACCAACCCGGCCCGCACCACTGCCCCGTCGGGGTCGACGATGTACCGCCCGACCGGTCCGACCGCGCAGTCCTCTGGGTCGGCGTCGGTCAGCGTCTCGTCGCGGTCCAGCACGCTGGCGCGCCGACGAACCCCCGGCTGGGCGAGCCCGGGTGACCACAGGCAGGCTTCCCGCACCGAGCCGCGCCATGAGGTGAGCTCCACCTCCCCGGCGAAGCCCAGGTCCGCGAGCGCGGCGAAATCGATTCCGGGAGCGCACTTCACCACCAGGTCGCGGCCGGCGTAGACGTCGAGCACCGCGTCCAGCGGCGGCTGGTATGACGACGGGTCGAACCGCCGGCGGCCCCCGCTGCGCCGCGCCGGGTCCACCAGCACGACGGCGTCGCGGCTGATCGGCGCCAACGCGTCGGCGCGACACAGCAGTGCGGCGCCGGTGAGATTGTGCGCGGCCAGCGCCAGCCGCACCGGGTCCAGGTCGCTGCCCAGCAGCGGTCCGGCCACCGGCGCCAGCGCCGCCAGTTCGGTCCCGACCGAACAGGTCGCGTCATGCGCCGCCCGGCCTGCCAGCCGCGCGGCGCGGTGCGCGGCGACCGGTCCGGCGGTGGCCTGTTGCAGCGCCTCGTCGGTGTAGAGCCAGTGTGGCTCACCGAGTCCTTTCGCGGCGGCCCGGCGGCGCAGCAATGTGGTCTCCACCAGCGCCGGGGTGCGTTCGCCGTGCCGGGCGCGCAGCGCGGAGATTTCGGCGACCCGGTCGGTCAGCGGCGCCTCGGCGACCTCCGCCAGCGCCGCCGTCCCGGCGTCGGACGTCAGGTAGGCGACGTCGGCGAGGCTGAGGTTCAGGACGCGTCGGCCTCCGGCTTCACGCCAGTCACAGTGCTCTACCCGTCCACGGAGGTAGCTGGCTTCGTGCCGTCCTGCGGTTTAACGCCAGTCACCATTACGTTGTAGAACCAGCCCTTGGGCACCACCTTGCGCCACACGTTGGCGTCGACCCAGCTCAGCGAGGTCCAGCTGCCGAAGGCGAACTTGGCCCAGCCCCAGCCCAGCTTGCCAGGCGGGACGGCGGCCTCGAAGGTGCGCACCGGCCAGCCGAGCATCGCCGCGGTGAACTCCTCGCTGGCGGTCTCCACCTGCGTGGCGCCGGCGTTGCGGGCCATCCGCTCCAGGTCGGCGGGCTCGAAGGTGTGCAGGTCGACGACGGCTTCCAGCGCGGCGGCGCGCGAGGACTCGTCGAGCTCGGTCTGCGGGCGTCGCCAGTCCCGCAGGCCTGGCAGCTTGGTGACGTTGGTGGCGACCCGCCAGGTCAGCGTGGACAGCTCGCGGGCGTACCGGTTCCCGACGGTGGTCGGCTCGCCGGCGAACACGAATCGTCCGCCCGGCTTGAGCACCCGGACCACCTCGCGCAGCGAGAGCTCCACGTCGGGGATGTGGTGCAGCACCGCGTGGCCGACCACCAGGTCGAAGGTGTTGTCCTCGTACGGGATGCCCTCGGCGTCGGCGACCCGGCCGTCGATGTCCAAGCCCAGGCTCTGGCCGTTGCGGGTGGCGACCTTCACCATGCCGGGCGACAGGTCGGTGACCGAACCGCGCCGGGCCACCCCGGACTGGATCAGGTTGAGCAGGAAGAAGCCGGTGCCGCAGCCCAGTTCCAGGGCGCGGTCATAGGGCAGTTCGCGCTGCACCTCGTCGGGGACGATCGCGTCGAACCGGCCGCGGGCGTAGTCCACGCACCGCTGGTCGTACGAGATCGACCACTTGTCGTCGTAGCTCTCGGCCTCCCAGTCGTGGTAGAGAACCTGAGCAAGTTTGCTGTCTTTGAGCGCGGCCTCGACCTGCTCCGCCGTGGCGTGCGGGTTGGGGGCCGGGACCTCATCCGTGCTGGTCATCAGCACAGCCTAGCCTGTGCTGTGCTCCGTCTCGGAATCCCGCCGGGCCGCCCGGGACACCTCCAGGTACCGCGCCAGGCTCTCCTGCGGCCCGCATCGGCCGTCGATGATGGCCTTGGCCGCGGCCAGCGCGCCGGCCGGGGCGGCGACGAACCGCTGCGCCCACGCCAGCGCCGCGTCGTAGACCCCGTCGGGCGCCACCAGCTCGTCGACCAACCCGAGTTCCAGGGCTTCCTCCGCGCCGATGAACCGTCCGGAGAACACCAGCTCCTTCGCGCGGGCGCGGCCCAGCACCTCGGTCAGCCGGGTCAACTCGGCCGCGCCGGGGATGAGCCCGGCCAGCATCTCGGTCGCGCCGACCTTGACGTTGTCGCCCGCCACCCGCCAGTCCGCGGCCAGCGCCAGCGCCAGTCCGGCGCCCAGGGCGTATCCGGTGACGGCGGCGACGGTCGGCTTGCCGATCGCCGCGACCGCCGCCAACGCCTCGTCGCGGACCCGGACGCCGGCCGCCAGGCCGTCGTCGTCCAGGGTCCGCAGTTCGGGGGTGTCGTCACCGGCGCAGAACATCTCGTGGCCGCCGAAGAGGATCACCACGGCGATGTCGTCGCGCCGATCCACCTCGGCCGCGGCGTCGGCCAGTTCCCGGCACAACTGCCGCGTCAGCGCGTTGGTGGGCGGCCGGGACAGCTCCAGCAGACCCACGCCGGGGGTGTCGGGGCTGGTGTGGACGTGCGTGAATTCACGCATCGTCACGGTGTCCGGCCGCCGCGGGCGGCGTTGTAGCGCTCACTGTCGAAGAACTCGATGTCCCAGTTGTCTCCGGAGACAGTCAGTTTCGGCTCGATGGCGGTGAGGTCGCGCTCCACGGCCAACACCTCCTCGACACTGCGGCCGGTCAACGAGTCCAGTTGGCACCAGGTCGGCGGCATCAGCATGTTGCGCGACGCCACGAAATCGGCCAGCGCGGCCTCCGGCGAACTCCAGTCCGCATGGTCGGATTCGGTGTTGTCGCCGTCGGCCAACTGGCCGTCGGGCATCGCGGCGACGAAGAAGTAGGTGTCGTAGCGGCGGGTGCGCTCCTCCACCGGGGTCACCCAGTTCGACCAGGGGCGCAGCAGATCCGCGCGCAACATCAGCGACTCGTCGCGCAGGAAGTCGCTGAAGGACAGCGTGCCCTCGGCCAGCGCGGCGCGCGCCGTCTTGTAGACCCGGGCATCGTCGACCAGCAGGTCCGGATCGTCGGCGGCGCCGGCGAACAACACCCCGCATTCCTCGAACGTCTCCCGGGCCGCGGCGCAGACCAGCGCGCGGGCCAGGTCTTCGTCGACTCCGAGCCGC harbors:
- a CDS encoding DinB family protein — translated: MTLNGITTGTERVIIEDILDRNRQALIATARGLSEADARRRLVASLTTPISLLKHAAGAERIWFQRFWPGLDESECDGYSRRDEGTFAVADDESLADVIAEFERASQRSREIASRFSLDDTKDNPREGAVSMRWALLMLIQEFARHAGHGDILREQIAGVGAAYRS
- a CDS encoding carbonic anhydrase, with protein sequence MPSKFSRRTWFGLAGATAAAAALTACDSKTPTGDTAATPSLTPRGPITDPDTALEALKQGNQRFVTAEQMHPGEHPDARVDVAGGQKPFAVLVSCSDSRVPPELLVDQGFGDLFVVRVAGNVIGPSELGSVEYAVDHLHTPLIVTVGHTRCGAVEAAVDSVESGEAPHGAIAEIVKLITPAVHEAQKDPGEDLLDTAVRLNAVQSRDTLLKSTVVADAVAAGKLRVIAAYYSLDNDGKVELL
- a CDS encoding SRPBCC family protein, which gives rise to MPVKHSDDLRWVEMELVVPGTPDQLWQAVATGPGNAAWFTPTQIDGRVGGTVVFDLGDYGESIAEITVWDPPRRLGYVERDWAGNAPPLTTEISVTGRPDGALLRMRHTLESGSDEWDPHLEGFEAGWPGCFEVLRLYLANFAGLPAVTVGATGAAATAAHAGAWKTLTSLLGLAGADVGDERSLTPGPQTLTGVVERVSQDNKQRYLLLRLTQPGAGAALIGTYDAGERVNANVICYFYGDDAADRAAGVEDSWRDWLSENIGPPPAVPAC
- a CDS encoding acyltransferase, which gives rise to MTTMWGAPIHKRWRGQRLRDPRQAKFLTRDSLRWVLANKAYTPWYLVRYWRLLKFKLANPHIITRGMVFLGRGVEIQATPELSQMEIGRWVHIGDKNTIRCHEGSLRIGDKVVLGRDNVINTYLDIELGDSALMADWCYVCDFDHKMDNIEMPIKDQGIVKSPVRIGPDTWIATKVTILRGTRVGRGCVLGAHAVVKGDIPDYSIAVGSPAKVVKNRKVAWDATAEQRAQLAAALADIERKKAAEPR
- a CDS encoding PQQ-binding-like beta-propeller repeat protein; translated protein: MLRRIGAVTSALALLGVAGCGDNSHWVDAAPSLGWSAQYGDAANSSYVDREGATDLEPTWTRSVKGTLGAAGALGSFNYLALNAESENGCTLMVWEIDNNARQRWCTRLWPGGNFTSPLIDGFDNLYVGQPGAILSFPPTQWIRWRQPVIGQPQTPRLVAGGELLVVTHLGQVLVFNAHRGTVEGTPLDLVKGLDPTDSLRGLADCASSGPECPIPAAPAFSAKSNMIVLGLREPGSDASTLVGLRYRPGESPLVRQEWSSDAVKAGVLAAPALSADGRTVYVNGRDRKLWALDSGDGEVKWSAAMKFQPQTPPTVAPDGTIIVGGGPGAELVALRDEGEQASEVWRRDDVTPLTTASRAGDDVAYVVSADGDDGMALLAFNPADGSTVNSYPLPEATGFPVGVSLAADGSVIAATSDGQVYGFTPAED
- a CDS encoding esterase, which codes for MRISIPAGLSAALAVLVVASGAAAPAAVAAPPKCTDIDTELVANNCVQKIVDPGYTVDISFPSIFPNQKPVLEYVKQTRDGFLNLAKGSGARLAPYTLEMKSLEFNSSVPPRGTQTLVLETFEDTGGAHPSSFYKAFNWDQGYRKALTIPTLFREGTDPIPVIEPLVQAEIARQFGDGTVISDAVAANPDTYQNFALTNDEMMFFFDRGAVLAESFGAIVVSIPREAVAPMFA
- a CDS encoding alanine/glycine:cation symporter family protein yields the protein MSEFLDTLNGYIWSNALIFLCLAAGVYFSFRSRFVQVRQIPEMVRLMVKGEKSPSGVSSFQALTMSLAGRVGTGNIAGVATAIAFGGPGAMFWMWTVAFLGASTSFVECTLGQIYKVRDRLTYEYRGGPAYYLSQALAHTKAAPLFKIYGLIFAAVTVLACGLLLPSVQSNSMAVAMHNAWGFSTWWAGVGTVIVLAFIIIGGVKRIATFASIVVPFMAVFYIVFALIIVFTNASELPGLIQMVFASAFGADAAFGAIIGSAVMWGVKRGIYSNEAGQGTGPHAAAAAEVSHPAKQGLVQAFAVYVDTLFICSATGFLILSTGAYRVFEGESASGRVIAEGGALPSAVVEVGPAYAQIGFDTLWHGAGSSFIAISLAFFCLTTIIAYYYMAETNLRFLIGKAATNTVPLIRGTVGSNLTMVLQAAILISVMSGAVSTAAEAWTLGDIGVGLMAWLNIIGILILQQPAYKALRDFEKQKKAGLDPMFDPIALGIRNATFWENYDPKTGKDKVPAPSLS
- a CDS encoding THUMP-like domain-containing protein, with the translated sequence MNLSLADVAYLTSDAGTAALAEVAEAPLTDRVAEISALRARHGERTPALVETTLLRRRAAAKGLGEPHWLYTDEALQQATAGPVAAHRAARLAGRAAHDATCSVGTELAALAPVAGPLLGSDLDPVRLALAAHNLTGAALLCRADALAPISRDAVVLVDPARRSGGRRRFDPSSYQPPLDAVLDVYAGRDLVVKCAPGIDFAALADLGFAGEVELTSWRGSVREACLWSPGLAQPGVRRRASVLDRDETLTDADPEDCAVGPVGRYIVDPDGAVVRAGLVRQYATRHGLWQLDPNIAYLSGDTVPAGMRGFEVIEELPYSERRLKSALAAADCGPLEILIRGLDVDPDALRRRLRPRGGDPLTVVLTRIGAGPSARSTAFVCRAAIS
- a CDS encoding class I SAM-dependent methyltransferase — translated: MTSTDEVPAPNPHATAEQVEAALKDSKLAQVLYHDWEAESYDDKWSISYDQRCVDYARGRFDAIVPDEVQRELPYDRALELGCGTGFFLLNLIQSGVARRGSVTDLSPGMVKVATRNGQSLGLDIDGRVADAEGIPYEDNTFDLVVGHAVLHHIPDVELSLREVVRVLKPGGRFVFAGEPTTVGNRYARELSTLTWRVATNVTKLPGLRDWRRPQTELDESSRAAALEAVVDLHTFEPADLERMARNAGATQVETASEEFTAAMLGWPVRTFEAAVPPGKLGWGWAKFAFGSWTSLSWVDANVWRKVVPKGWFYNVMVTGVKPQDGTKPATSVDG
- a CDS encoding enoyl-CoA hydratase — its product is MREFTHVHTSPDTPGVGLLELSRPPTNALTRQLCRELADAAAEVDRRDDIAVVILFGGHEMFCAGDDTPELRTLDDDGLAAGVRVRDEALAAVAAIGKPTVAAVTGYALGAGLALALAADWRVAGDNVKVGATEMLAGLIPGAAELTRLTEVLGRARAKELVFSGRFIGAEEALELGLVDELVAPDGVYDAALAWAQRFVAAPAGALAAAKAIIDGRCGPQESLARYLEVSRAARRDSETEHSTG
- a CDS encoding NUDIX hydrolase, producing the protein MSEHVDAVSAPPLPARPAATVMLIRDTDEGLDVFLMRRRRSMDFAGGMVVFPGGGVDQRDYDADIAWHGPPPSWWAQRLGVDEDLARALVCAAARETFEECGVLFAGAADDPDLLVDDARVYKTARAALAEGTLSFSDFLRDESLMLRADLLRPWSNWVTPVEERTRRYDTYFFVAAMPDGQLADGDNTESDHADWSSPEAALADFVASRNMLMPPTWCQLDSLTGRSVEEVLAVERDLTAIEPKLTVSGDNWDIEFFDSERYNAARGGRTP